The proteins below come from a single Candidatus Baltobacteraceae bacterium genomic window:
- the cysE gene encoding serine O-acetyltransferase produces the protein MTGPIRTLLSDLRAPLERDPAARTWLDVVLSYPGFHALTAYRVTHRLWRWRWLLVARWLSHVARFLTGIEIHPAATIGQRVFIDHGMGVVIGETAEVGDGCTIYQGVTLGGTSLAHTKRHPTLGRGVVVGASAVVLGAIVVGDDARIGSGSVVVRDVPANATVVGIPAHVVAQDGKPVRIVPDRPQVEMPDPNADTISQLQRRLEQLEARVAQVEREDGEETWSWVI, from the coding sequence ATGACCGGTCCGATCCGCACCTTACTCAGCGATCTGCGCGCGCCGCTCGAGCGCGATCCCGCCGCGCGGACGTGGCTCGACGTGGTGCTCTCCTATCCGGGCTTCCATGCGCTCACCGCGTACCGCGTCACCCATCGGCTCTGGCGCTGGCGCTGGCTGCTCGTGGCCCGCTGGCTCTCGCACGTGGCTCGCTTTCTGACCGGGATCGAAATCCATCCGGCGGCGACGATCGGTCAGCGCGTCTTCATCGACCACGGCATGGGCGTGGTGATCGGCGAGACGGCCGAAGTCGGCGACGGATGCACGATCTACCAAGGCGTCACGCTCGGCGGTACGAGCCTCGCCCACACGAAACGGCATCCGACGCTGGGCCGTGGGGTCGTCGTGGGTGCAAGCGCGGTCGTGCTCGGTGCAATCGTCGTGGGGGATGATGCGCGCATTGGCAGCGGGTCGGTGGTGGTGCGCGACGTTCCCGCCAATGCGACGGTGGTCGGAATTCCGGCACACGTCGTGGCGCAGGACGGCAAACCGGTGCGCATCGTGCCCGACCGCCCGCAGGTCGAAATGCCCGATCCGAATGCCGACACCATCAGTCAACTGCAACGCCGGCTGGAACAACTCGAAGCCCGTGTGGCACAGGTCGAACGCGAAGACGGCGAAGAGACCTGGTCGTGGGTCATCTAA
- the cysS gene encoding cysteine--tRNA ligase, with protein MGHLKLYNTRTRSVEEFSPLRGETVRMYVCGLTPSAQAHLGHARSFLFFDLLRRYLQHKGFRVTYVQNVTDIDDRSINRAKETGEDWREIVRGYYSEFKASMRKLDVAEPDEEPYATAYVPQIQAMIRGLIERGNAYVVTDGIYYRVSSFPRYGKLSNRNIEELEAGARIEVGEFKEDPLDFALWKFAKPGEPKWPFEPYGEGRPGWHIECSAMSRTLLDPEGVGFDIHGGGADLIFPHHENEIAQSEPLMTHPPMAKVWVHGGLLNFDGRKMSKSLGNFEPLADLLDRHDPQAIRLAFLTTGYSKVMNFTDESLEAAYSTLARLKKAFRALRALPDAAPRSSGLIERIEAALDEDMNTSIAIAALIAWQPHAGGREEFERALWLLGIEPKERWLHEPESAVPADFIERLGAQLAGEFAFNGASPEEAIASVIEARARARANKDWAASDRLRDALARCGIAIKDSKDGTTWTVVA; from the coding sequence GTGGGTCATCTAAAGCTCTACAACACGCGTACCCGTTCGGTCGAAGAGTTCTCGCCGCTGCGCGGCGAGACGGTGCGCATGTACGTCTGCGGCCTCACCCCCTCGGCGCAAGCCCATTTGGGCCATGCGCGCTCGTTTCTGTTTTTCGACCTGTTGCGGCGGTATTTGCAGCACAAGGGTTTTCGCGTCACCTACGTTCAAAACGTGACGGATATCGACGATCGCAGCATCAACCGTGCGAAGGAGACCGGCGAAGACTGGCGCGAGATCGTGCGCGGCTACTACAGTGAGTTCAAGGCGTCGATGCGCAAGCTCGACGTGGCGGAACCGGACGAGGAACCGTACGCGACGGCCTACGTTCCGCAGATTCAGGCGATGATTCGCGGGCTGATCGAACGCGGCAACGCGTACGTCGTCACCGACGGCATCTATTATCGGGTCAGCAGTTTTCCGCGTTACGGCAAGCTCAGCAATCGCAACATCGAAGAACTCGAGGCGGGCGCGCGCATCGAGGTCGGGGAGTTCAAGGAAGATCCGCTCGACTTCGCGCTTTGGAAATTCGCGAAGCCGGGCGAACCGAAATGGCCCTTCGAACCCTATGGCGAGGGCCGGCCGGGTTGGCACATCGAGTGCTCGGCGATGTCGCGCACGCTGCTCGATCCCGAGGGCGTAGGTTTCGATATCCACGGCGGCGGCGCCGACTTGATCTTTCCGCACCACGAGAACGAGATCGCGCAGAGCGAGCCGCTGATGACGCATCCGCCGATGGCGAAGGTTTGGGTGCATGGCGGCCTGCTCAATTTCGACGGCCGCAAGATGTCGAAATCGCTGGGCAACTTCGAACCGCTCGCCGATCTGCTCGATCGTCACGATCCGCAAGCGATCCGCCTGGCGTTCCTGACGACCGGCTACAGCAAGGTGATGAACTTTACGGATGAATCGCTCGAGGCGGCGTATTCGACGCTTGCGCGGCTCAAGAAAGCGTTTCGCGCGCTTCGCGCGTTGCCGGATGCTGCGCCGAGATCGAGCGGGCTGATCGAACGCATCGAAGCGGCGCTCGACGAGGACATGAACACGTCGATCGCCATTGCGGCGCTGATCGCATGGCAGCCGCATGCGGGCGGGCGGGAAGAATTCGAACGGGCGCTCTGGCTGCTTGGAATCGAACCGAAGGAGCGTTGGCTGCACGAACCCGAGAGCGCCGTTCCGGCGGATTTCATCGAGCGGTTGGGGGCGCAGCTCGCCGGCGAGTTCGCGTTCAACGGCGCGAGCCCCGAAGAAGCGATTGCGTCGGTCATTGAAGCGCGCGCACGCGCGCGTGCGAACAAAGACTGGGCCGCGTCGGATCGTCTGCGCGACGCGCTCGCACGCTGCGGCATCGCGATCAAAGACTCCAAGGACGGTACGACGTGGACCGTCGTCGCGTAA
- the rlmB gene encoding 23S rRNA (guanosine(2251)-2'-O)-methyltransferase RlmB, protein MDRRRVKPRAPRLDFDDVIYGIHVVEEALSAGEPLRAIHISEDRKRDPLLRKIVAQAKERNVAVRFENRGFFTQLPFKTHQGVIAIAPPFAYAALSEVIGSRKTGHALFVVLDHLTDPHNVGAIVRTAECAGADALILPERRSAGINATVRKAAAGAAAYLPIVRVANVSEAIRALKKAGIWVAGAAAGEGSVPMSAADFDRDLALVIGAEGSGLAPLVRRECDYLVSVPMRGRTESLNASVAAGVLLYEVLRQRKREGAQRPTRL, encoded by the coding sequence GTGGACCGTCGTCGCGTAAAGCCGCGCGCGCCGCGCCTGGATTTCGACGACGTCATCTACGGTATCCATGTGGTGGAAGAAGCGCTGAGCGCGGGCGAACCGCTGCGTGCGATTCATATCTCGGAGGATCGCAAGCGCGACCCGTTGCTGCGCAAGATCGTCGCTCAGGCAAAGGAACGCAACGTCGCCGTCCGTTTCGAGAATCGCGGCTTCTTCACCCAGTTGCCCTTCAAAACGCACCAAGGCGTGATCGCGATCGCACCGCCCTTCGCGTATGCGGCGCTTTCCGAGGTGATCGGATCGCGCAAAACGGGGCACGCGCTCTTCGTCGTCCTCGATCATCTGACCGATCCACACAACGTCGGCGCGATCGTGCGCACCGCCGAGTGCGCCGGCGCGGACGCGCTGATTCTTCCCGAGCGGCGGTCGGCCGGTATCAACGCGACCGTGCGCAAAGCCGCCGCCGGAGCCGCGGCCTATCTGCCGATCGTGCGGGTTGCCAATGTCAGCGAGGCGATCCGAGCGCTCAAGAAGGCCGGAATCTGGGTCGCCGGCGCCGCCGCTGGCGAGGGCTCGGTGCCGATGAGTGCGGCCGATTTCGATCGCGACCTGGCGCTCGTCATCGGCGCCGAGGGCTCAGGCCTTGCCCCGCTCGTCCGCCGCGAGTGCGATTACCTGGTCAGCGTGCCGATGCGGGGACGGACGGAGTCTCTCAACGCCTCCGTAGCGGCCGGCGTGCTGCTTTACGAGGTGCTAAGGCAACGCAAGCGTGAGGGAGCGCAGCGACCCACGCGGCTTTAG
- the sigH gene encoding RNA polymerase sporulation sigma factor SigH produces MAMTHPATDGLEYNERADEELVAIAKSGDNLAMEYLLNKYKNFVRIKAKSYFLIGADREDIIQEGMIGLYKAVRDFKADKLSSFRAFAELCITRQIITAIKTATRQKHIPLNQYISLNKPIYDEDSERTLLDVMASQKTSDPEELVVTQEVSDDIRQRIRQNLSELESQVLESYLEGKSYQEMARDLGRHVKSIDNALQRVKRKIEKNLAEFEFQ; encoded by the coding sequence ATGGCTATGACCCATCCCGCGACGGATGGTTTGGAATACAACGAGAGGGCCGACGAGGAACTCGTTGCCATCGCAAAATCGGGCGACAACCTGGCGATGGAATATCTGCTCAACAAATACAAGAACTTCGTCAGAATCAAGGCTAAGAGCTACTTCCTGATCGGTGCGGACCGCGAGGACATCATCCAAGAAGGTATGATCGGCCTCTATAAAGCCGTGCGCGACTTCAAGGCGGACAAGCTCTCGAGCTTTCGCGCATTCGCGGAGCTGTGCATCACGCGGCAGATCATCACCGCGATCAAGACGGCGACGCGCCAAAAGCACATTCCGCTCAATCAGTACATCTCGCTGAACAAACCGATCTACGACGAAGACAGCGAGCGTACGCTGCTCGACGTCATGGCGTCACAGAAAACGTCCGATCCCGAGGAACTCGTGGTCACCCAGGAAGTTTCCGACGACATTCGCCAGCGCATCCGCCAGAATCTATCCGAACTCGAGTCGCAGGTACTCGAATCGTATCTCGAAGGAAAGAGCTATCAGGAGATGGCGCGCGATCTCGGCCGCCATGTGAAATCGATCGACAACGCGCTCCAGCGCGTCAAGCGGAAGATAGAGAAGAACCTCGCCGAGTTCGAATTCCAGTGA
- a CDS encoding substrate-binding domain-containing protein produces the protein MRLQAFSILASLSTFLLLVGPAGAAQTITVRGTTNLAPLVAVAATEYQSSHPGVAIDVKGNSSGAGIAALKDHSADVAMSDVAVSDPDFVDTILGVVGFAFMVNPDVGITNLTQKEAIAIYSGQVTNWKQIGGNDQKIVLIGRDIGTGTRFVFEDKVAKTTVPLTIERNAVAVVKATAATPGAIGYLASGFIGDEQKLVISYEGIAPTPENIRDHTYPFATDEHLYVLKGAAPEVSAFVAFVRADTPVLRKNGVFRLEP, from the coding sequence ATGAGATTGCAGGCTTTTTCCATTTTGGCCTCGCTTTCCACATTTCTACTTCTCGTCGGTCCGGCCGGCGCGGCGCAAACCATTACCGTACGCGGGACGACGAATCTCGCTCCGTTGGTGGCCGTGGCCGCGACCGAGTACCAAAGTTCGCATCCCGGCGTCGCAATCGACGTCAAGGGAAATAGCTCCGGCGCGGGCATCGCGGCGCTCAAGGACCACTCGGCCGACGTAGCGATGTCGGACGTCGCGGTCAGCGATCCCGACTTCGTCGATACCATCCTCGGCGTCGTCGGCTTCGCCTTCATGGTCAATCCCGACGTCGGCATTACGAATCTCACGCAGAAGGAAGCTATTGCGATCTATTCCGGCCAGGTGACGAACTGGAAGCAGATCGGCGGAAACGATCAGAAGATCGTTCTGATCGGCCGCGATATCGGTACCGGAACGCGCTTTGTCTTCGAAGACAAAGTCGCCAAGACGACGGTCCCGCTCACGATCGAACGGAACGCGGTTGCCGTCGTGAAGGCAACGGCCGCAACGCCCGGCGCGATCGGCTACTTGGCGAGCGGGTTCATCGGCGATGAGCAAAAGCTCGTGATCAGCTACGAAGGCATCGCGCCGACGCCTGAAAACATCCGCGACCACACCTACCCCTTCGCGACCGACGAGCACCTCTACGTGCTCAAGGGGGCCGCACCCGAGGTCTCGGCATTCGTGGCGTTCGTCAGAGCCGATACACCGGTACTCCGCAAGAACGGCGTCTTCCGACTCGAACCGTAG
- a CDS encoding substrate-binding domain-containing protein produces the protein MGFLARFVCLVAAAAIFNSFALAAPAVADTTIRIGGSTNDTPALKQIAAIYHSANPGTSFSVAGSSSGQGIAALKAGTLDIACSDVAIDDPAFDDATIGVVGFVFVVGKGAGVKNLTRQDVIGIYSGKITNWKQIGGNDLSVVPFSRPIGAGTRFVFEMTVAKTLIPMTVEPDAIAVVNAVATTPGGIGYSSTNYVGDHQDLVVDYEGVAPTDQNILDHIYKFSTDEHAYTFKGADPAVKAFLAFTTTQRQILKSYGILVSALTPLRAHAAFSSGEHLHVRRLLAALTGDQAGLTRFNVSNPVKLGVNKGASL, from the coding sequence ATGGGCTTTCTCGCGCGCTTTGTCTGCCTCGTTGCCGCCGCGGCGATCTTCAACTCGTTCGCACTGGCCGCGCCGGCCGTTGCGGACACGACGATCCGAATCGGCGGTTCGACCAACGACACTCCGGCTCTGAAGCAGATCGCGGCGATCTATCACAGCGCGAACCCCGGGACGTCGTTCTCGGTCGCCGGGAGCAGTTCGGGCCAAGGGATCGCCGCGCTCAAAGCCGGCACGCTCGACATCGCTTGCTCCGACGTTGCGATCGACGATCCCGCATTCGACGATGCAACGATCGGAGTCGTCGGTTTCGTATTCGTCGTCGGCAAGGGTGCAGGCGTCAAAAATCTCACGCGTCAAGACGTGATCGGAATCTACTCCGGCAAGATCACCAATTGGAAACAGATCGGCGGCAACGACCTCTCGGTCGTGCCCTTCAGCCGGCCGATCGGCGCCGGGACCCGCTTCGTTTTCGAAATGACCGTCGCCAAGACGCTGATTCCGATGACGGTCGAGCCCGATGCCATCGCGGTCGTCAATGCGGTCGCGACGACGCCCGGCGGTATCGGCTACAGCTCGACCAACTACGTCGGTGACCATCAGGACTTGGTCGTCGACTACGAAGGCGTCGCTCCGACCGATCAAAATATCCTCGATCACATCTACAAGTTTTCAACCGACGAACATGCCTATACGTTCAAGGGCGCCGATCCGGCGGTCAAGGCGTTCCTGGCGTTTACCACGACGCAGCGCCAGATCCTAAAATCCTACGGCATCCTCGTTTCGGCCCTAACTCCGCTACGAGCGCACGCCGCGTTTTCGTCCGGAGAGCATCTCCATGTTCGGCGTCTATTAGCGGCGCTAACCGGCGACCAAGCAGGGCTTACGCGCTTCAACGTATCTAATCCAGTCAAACTGGGTGTAAATAAAGGAGCTTCATTATGA
- a CDS encoding TonB-dependent receptor: MTGTIRRPFFTAIILLATMLGQETWALAGTTGGLSGTVSSAATGAPIAGANVVASGASQVARTTTDAAGRFNFLSLAPDTYTVSVSKDGYDPVSEGGATVFADSVQTLAIVMQPALKEIARVTSSAAGNLVKSGTTSDVYTVNAATQQRVAAVGGGGGLNSAYSAIATIPGAYVAGNQGGYYQTVHIRGGDFDQVGYEFDGVPINRSFDNYPSGSASSLGQAEVQVYTGAAPSNSESQGLAGFINQVIKSGTYPGYANADLGIGAPAFYHHASVEAGGATPDRLFSYYAGVGGYNQSPRYVDNYNGSPAYDYLGIPLTATPEASDPNVNLWQQAPFNYLEPATLSVRDVVVNVHFALPHKHDGGRDDVQVLWDSEAILNGFYQSLDDATLGNTSTAYGQPYWVDGYAYNCPGNIGTTMSAAQANASASCVSPYYYPSGPTPRYANIPGFADSCPSENTVGAPCSFVPANERDGSENDQEILKVQYQKNFGENAYLRVYGYTYYSDWLLNGPNLTYAALVGPGLGDTAPDYELTSHTRGVSATFADQINDANLISLQGSYTTSNAIRDNNEQMLNFALQPYGYVAVNAADPYSGYCYSGAGGTAVSCNPTLGAPPAQFATWSQIASSTVPALPTTCADPNVASTACTYLSAENGEYGYYNQVTPQFTALSLTDQFRPTDKLLFNIGVRENEYRFVGQNTNEGPARQFWYNAYNLDTCVSNGVTTDVSALGVAPGDCAAAGQAQASLNNDVNGSTQTFDSFEPRFAFTYTQNPYTVWRGSIGKYSQPPDTATEQYNTLQLDEPFTVLGPVFLPFGRTSPSYPIYPPTSTNADLSLEHTFKGTDISFKLTPFFRHTENQLQNFFLNQAEGFISELNVGAQSSRGVEFQLQKGDFSRNGLSGLLSFAYTYSTIKYQTLGNGQTIITPLNAGIAQYNAYTSACANPANAGKTQYGQAVCGSTMSGVAAAPCYTAAGAPDPACAAGDYGNPYWDAPLQPLINPNQSFPTYDIFPAGIGTSASAFGAPYVATIVLNYKHDKWAVTPSLQFQAGTRYGAPNTTPGLAPDECAGVFGTGADPRYPYGNPSTGTVDYSTCDTGDNITIPDPYTHQFDPLGSFIQPSQMMLNLQLSYDLSPRVTVIADLTNIVNACFGGSKEAWTSPNGNFCSYGVVGDGLVAPIVPAGGNTYNPGDTVQPFLQYPYEPSLGPFDISGLNTTTKQPFQIYVEALLKL, from the coding sequence ATGACGGGTACCATTCGGCGGCCGTTCTTTACTGCTATCATTTTGCTCGCGACGATGCTCGGCCAGGAAACATGGGCACTGGCCGGCACCACAGGCGGTTTGAGCGGCACGGTGAGTTCGGCCGCTACCGGCGCTCCCATTGCCGGCGCCAACGTCGTCGCGAGCGGGGCGTCGCAGGTCGCCAGAACGACGACCGACGCCGCCGGACGATTCAATTTTCTTTCCCTTGCCCCGGACACGTACACGGTTAGCGTGTCGAAGGATGGCTACGACCCCGTCTCCGAGGGCGGCGCGACGGTGTTCGCCGACTCGGTGCAGACGCTCGCGATCGTCATGCAGCCGGCCCTCAAAGAGATCGCGCGTGTGACCTCCAGCGCGGCAGGTAACCTGGTCAAATCGGGTACCACGTCGGACGTTTACACCGTCAATGCCGCAACGCAGCAGCGCGTCGCGGCAGTCGGCGGCGGCGGGGGCTTGAATAGCGCGTACTCGGCGATCGCCACGATCCCGGGCGCGTACGTCGCCGGCAATCAAGGCGGTTACTACCAGACCGTCCATATTCGCGGCGGTGACTTCGATCAAGTCGGCTACGAATTCGACGGAGTCCCGATCAACCGGTCATTCGACAACTATCCCTCCGGCTCGGCGTCATCGCTCGGACAAGCGGAGGTTCAGGTCTATACCGGCGCTGCACCGTCGAACTCCGAAAGTCAAGGTCTGGCCGGTTTTATCAACCAGGTGATCAAGTCCGGAACGTATCCGGGCTACGCCAACGCCGATCTCGGCATTGGAGCGCCGGCATTCTACCATCACGCTTCGGTCGAAGCGGGCGGTGCGACGCCGGACCGTCTGTTTTCGTATTATGCCGGTGTGGGCGGCTATAATCAGAGCCCACGGTACGTAGACAATTACAACGGAAGTCCGGCCTACGATTACCTCGGGATCCCGCTCACCGCGACACCGGAAGCGTCGGATCCTAATGTGAACCTCTGGCAACAAGCGCCGTTCAACTATCTCGAACCGGCGACGCTTTCGGTGCGCGACGTCGTCGTCAACGTGCACTTCGCGTTGCCGCACAAACACGACGGTGGTCGCGACGACGTCCAAGTGCTCTGGGACAGCGAGGCGATCCTCAACGGCTTCTATCAAAGCCTCGACGACGCTACCCTCGGAAATACGAGTACGGCTTACGGTCAGCCGTATTGGGTCGACGGTTATGCATACAATTGTCCCGGCAACATCGGGACGACGATGAGTGCCGCGCAAGCCAATGCGAGCGCAAGTTGCGTGAGCCCCTACTACTATCCGAGCGGGCCGACGCCGCGTTACGCCAACATCCCCGGATTCGCCGACTCGTGTCCTTCCGAGAACACGGTCGGTGCGCCGTGTTCGTTCGTTCCGGCGAATGAACGCGATGGATCGGAGAACGATCAGGAGATCCTCAAGGTTCAGTATCAGAAGAACTTCGGCGAAAACGCGTATCTGCGCGTCTACGGTTACACCTACTACAGCGACTGGCTGCTAAACGGTCCAAATCTCACCTACGCAGCGCTGGTCGGACCTGGCCTCGGCGACACGGCGCCGGATTACGAGCTGACTTCGCACACGCGCGGCGTCTCGGCCACCTTCGCCGATCAGATCAACGATGCCAACCTCATCTCGCTGCAAGGGTCGTACACAACCTCCAACGCCATTCGCGACAACAACGAGCAGATGCTCAACTTCGCCCTGCAGCCCTACGGTTACGTCGCGGTCAACGCGGCCGATCCATACAGCGGATATTGCTATTCGGGCGCCGGGGGAACCGCTGTCTCGTGCAACCCGACGCTCGGCGCGCCCCCGGCGCAGTTCGCGACCTGGAGCCAAATCGCGTCCTCTACCGTACCCGCGCTCCCCACGACGTGCGCGGATCCGAACGTTGCATCGACCGCATGCACCTACCTATCTGCCGAGAACGGTGAATACGGCTACTACAATCAGGTCACGCCGCAATTCACGGCGCTTTCATTGACCGATCAGTTCCGTCCCACCGATAAACTGCTCTTCAACATCGGTGTGCGTGAAAACGAATACCGGTTCGTCGGCCAAAATACGAACGAGGGCCCGGCCCGTCAGTTCTGGTACAACGCCTACAATCTCGACACGTGCGTATCGAACGGCGTGACCACGGATGTTAGCGCGCTCGGGGTCGCGCCGGGCGACTGCGCCGCGGCGGGCCAGGCGCAAGCGAGTCTCAACAACGACGTCAACGGCTCGACGCAAACCTTCGACTCCTTCGAACCCCGCTTTGCCTTCACGTACACCCAGAATCCGTATACGGTCTGGCGCGGCTCGATCGGTAAGTACTCGCAGCCGCCGGACACGGCGACCGAACAGTACAACACGCTGCAGCTCGACGAACCGTTCACGGTCCTCGGGCCGGTGTTTTTGCCGTTCGGCCGTACCTCACCGAGCTATCCGATCTATCCACCAACGTCGACCAACGCCGACCTCTCGCTCGAGCATACTTTCAAAGGTACGGACATCTCGTTCAAGCTCACGCCGTTCTTCCGCCACACCGAGAATCAGCTCCAGAACTTCTTCCTGAATCAAGCGGAAGGGTTCATCTCGGAGCTGAACGTGGGCGCGCAGAGCAGCCGCGGCGTCGAGTTCCAACTGCAGAAGGGTGATTTCAGCCGAAACGGCCTCTCGGGACTTCTCTCCTTCGCCTACACGTACTCGACGATCAAGTACCAGACCCTGGGCAACGGCCAAACCATCATCACGCCCCTCAACGCGGGTATCGCACAATACAACGCGTACACGAGTGCGTGCGCAAACCCGGCCAATGCAGGCAAGACGCAGTACGGCCAGGCTGTTTGCGGAAGCACGATGAGCGGTGTGGCCGCCGCGCCGTGCTACACTGCGGCCGGGGCGCCCGACCCGGCATGTGCGGCCGGCGATTACGGCAACCCCTACTGGGACGCACCGCTGCAGCCGTTGATCAACCCAAATCAGTCATTCCCGACCTACGACATCTTCCCGGCGGGAATCGGAACCTCGGCTTCGGCTTTCGGTGCTCCCTACGTTGCAACCATCGTGCTCAACTACAAGCACGATAAGTGGGCGGTGACGCCGTCACTGCAATTCCAGGCCGGGACGCGCTATGGCGCGCCGAACACGACGCCGGGGCTTGCTCCCGACGAGTGCGCAGGCGTCTTCGGCACGGGCGCCGATCCGCGCTATCCCTACGGAAACCCGTCGACCGGCACGGTCGACTATTCGACGTGCGACACGGGCGACAACATCACGATTCCCGACCCGTACACGCACCAGTTCGATCCGCTTGGGTCGTTCATCCAGCCCAGTCAGATGATGCTCAACTTGCAGCTCAGTTACGACCTCTCGCCGCGCGTCACGGTCATCGCCGACTTGACCAACATCGTCAACGCGTGCTTCGGCGGGAGCAAGGAAGCCTGGACGAGTCCGAACGGAAATTTCTGCAGCTATGGCGTCGTCGGCGACGGACTCGTTGCGCCGATCGTTCCGGCAGGCGGGAATACCTACAATCCCGGCGATACGGTTCAACCGTTCCTTCAGTATCCATACGAACCGTCGCTCGGACCGTTCGACATCTCCGGTCTGAACACGACGACAAAACAGCCGTTCCAAATCTACGTCGAGGCGCTGCTCAAACTGTAG
- a CDS encoding NAD(P)/FAD-dependent oxidoreductase, with the protein MPRTYDAIVIGGGHNGLVTACYLARAKRRVLVVERRYIVGGACVTEETFPGFKVSTAAYVNSLFRPEIVRDLDLNRYGFEAIERDPASFTPFIDGRYLMLGRGLARDIDEIAKFSRKDADAFARYEAMLQRVASVIEPTLTQIPPNVLHPALGDLVNLGRMGRSLQKMGPAMNEAVEMLSGAARPILDRWFESEELKGTLATDAIIGAFMAPSMPGTAYVLFHHVMGETNGKKGVWAYVRGGMGGLTQALASAARDLGVEIKTDAEVAKILLKNRTAVGVALRSGDEYRAKKIASGVDMHLTFERLLDPATLPPAFREAVARISYDSASVKINVALERLPSFTALPGHQPGPQHHGTVHFCPDQDFIERAYDDAKYGRPSKEPVVECCLPSSLDPTIAPPGKHLMSMFVQYAPYRLKDGPWTEAIKNEFADRCFAIVERYAPGFTSSVIDRRILSPVDIEETFGLTGGNIFQGTMPLHNLYALRPVPGYANYKTPVKNLYMCGAAAHPGGGVMGAPGWNAARAMLRD; encoded by the coding sequence ATGCCCAGAACCTATGATGCGATCGTGATCGGCGGCGGTCACAACGGCCTGGTGACGGCGTGCTATCTTGCACGCGCGAAGCGGCGCGTGCTCGTGGTCGAACGCCGCTACATCGTCGGCGGCGCCTGCGTGACCGAAGAAACATTTCCCGGGTTCAAAGTCTCGACCGCAGCCTACGTCAATAGTCTCTTCCGGCCGGAAATCGTGCGGGATCTCGATCTGAATCGCTACGGCTTCGAAGCGATCGAGCGCGATCCAGCCTCGTTCACACCCTTTATCGACGGCCGCTACCTCATGCTCGGACGCGGTCTCGCACGCGATATCGACGAGATCGCCAAGTTCAGCCGGAAAGACGCGGACGCGTTTGCACGCTATGAAGCGATGTTGCAGCGCGTCGCCTCCGTGATCGAACCGACCCTGACCCAGATCCCGCCCAACGTGCTGCATCCGGCGCTCGGCGATCTGGTGAACCTCGGCAGGATGGGACGCTCGCTGCAAAAGATGGGTCCGGCGATGAACGAGGCGGTCGAAATGCTCAGCGGCGCAGCGCGTCCGATCCTCGATCGCTGGTTCGAGAGCGAGGAGCTCAAAGGTACGCTCGCAACCGACGCGATCATCGGCGCGTTCATGGCGCCCTCGATGCCGGGCACCGCGTACGTGCTCTTCCATCACGTGATGGGCGAGACGAACGGCAAGAAGGGCGTGTGGGCGTACGTGCGCGGCGGTATGGGCGGTCTGACGCAAGCGCTGGCAAGCGCGGCGCGAGACCTTGGCGTCGAGATCAAGACCGACGCCGAAGTCGCAAAGATTCTTCTCAAGAACCGCACCGCGGTTGGCGTTGCCTTGCGCAGCGGCGACGAATATCGCGCGAAAAAAATCGCCAGCGGCGTCGACATGCATCTGACCTTCGAGCGGCTGCTCGATCCGGCAACGTTGCCCCCGGCCTTCCGCGAAGCGGTCGCGCGCATCTCGTACGACAGCGCGTCGGTGAAGATCAACGTCGCGCTCGAGCGTCTGCCGAGTTTCACCGCGTTGCCCGGCCACCAGCCGGGACCGCAGCATCACGGCACCGTGCACTTCTGCCCCGATCAGGACTTTATCGAGCGCGCCTACGACGACGCGAAATACGGCCGTCCCTCGAAGGAGCCGGTCGTCGAATGCTGTCTACCGTCCTCGCTCGACCCAACGATCGCACCGCCCGGGAAACATCTCATGTCGATGTTCGTGCAGTACGCGCCCTATAGACTGAAGGACGGCCCCTGGACGGAGGCGATCAAAAACGAATTTGCCGATCGCTGTTTCGCGATCGTCGAGCGCTATGCGCCGGGATTCACCTCGTCGGTGATCGACCGGCGGATCCTCAGCCCGGTCGACATCGAAGAGACGTTCGGTTTGACGGGCGGCAACATCTTTCAAGGCACGATGCCGCTGCACAATCTCTACGCGCTGCGTCCCGTACCCGGCTATGCGAACTACAAGACGCCGGTGAAGAATCTCTACATGTGCGGTGCCGCCGCGCATCCGGGCGGCGGCGTGATGGGAGCGCCGGGTTGGAATGCAGCGCGCGCCATGCTCCGCGATTAA